The window CTTCCTCGTAAGAATCGTCCTGCGCCCGCGCGGGACCACACAGGCAGGCCGCGGCCGCAAATGCCAGCAGGAATGTTTTCAGAGGTTTGGAAACCATAGCGCTATTTCGCGCTCGGCGTCGGCGGCGCCGCTGGAGGCGTGGACCACATTCTCCATCAGCCCGTTGCGGATTTTGCCGAAACAGCCGCGCACGGTGCCAGGCGCGGCCTCGTCGGGGTTGGTCGCGCCGACCACATGCCGTATCGCTGTCACGGCGTCCTCGCCTTTGAATACAAAGGCGTAAACCCTGCCGCCGGACTGCGGGTGCAGGTCGCCCTTGAGGAAGTTGACTATGCCGTTAAAAAACGGTTTGCCTTCATGCTCGCGGTAATGTGCGCGGGCCAGCGAATCGCTTGGCCTCACCACCGCCGCGGCCACAAGCTCCATGCCGGAGGATTCCAGCTTGTCCAGCGTAAGCCCCGCCAGCCGCCGGGCCACGCCGTCAGGTTTGATAAGCACAAGCGTCCGTTCCATTGCCATGCAGGCATTGTAACAATTTGTAGGACTTTTGGCTCATGCCATCGTCCGGCGTCTTTGCGATACTATATGCGGCTGCGTCGGGACGAATAGCGGACTGGGCGCAAATCAGTCAGGAGATAAAAGATGCGTAGCAAACTGGTGGCAATGGCGGTTGCGGTTGTTTTTGCGACGGTATTTAACGCGGCGGCGCAGCCCGGTAAGGCGAATGCGGATACGCTGGATTATCTGGACGCTTATGCCGGACGTGCTCTTGCAGATGCGGTCTCTGCGCTTTGGGAAATTTCACCGCAAGTGAAGGCCGACCCGGTTTCCTGCGGAGCGGCGACATTGAGTGAGGTGCTGGGCGGCATAAGCGACCCTCAGCAACTCATGGGAACGGAATTTGACACGGATATCGGAATAAACGGTCCTGGAACCGGTTACACGACACGCGCGAAAGCCGCCGGCAAAATTATTTCCGGAAACAGGTTGGGCGTCCAGATGGAAGTGGAAAAATTATACTTTCGCACGCGGGCTGACGGCAAGCGGGAATACTCCTCCGCCGAACATACCGGTGAGTGGATAGATTTTTCCGCCTCCTTTTCCGAAGGCAAATGCAGTGTGGATCCCGGCGCAGTCAGGGTTATGTGCCGAATGGGGTAGCACCCCGCGCGTCAATCCGCGGTCCGTTTCTTCCGGCAGGCTGCAAAATAGAGATGGCGGGCGTCCTTGGAAAGGATGCCGCCATCTCTTTGATTTAGGGCATTGACATTTCAACAGGAAACTGTATAATTGGGGCGGGCGGACGCAGCACCCAGACCGCCGCCCAAGAGAGGCTGTCCATGTCCGGCAACGTTGTGATGGCAATGTTCGTGTCAGCCGTGTTCCAGTCCTGCGCCGCGGCGGCGGTCAGCTACGACAGCGCGCCCGCGGACGCAAAAGCCGCCAGCCGTGTTTCCGTATCCGAGGCTGTCTCCCGCTCGGGCGAGCCGCCCGCGCCGACCCCGTCTCCCGCTTCCCTGTCCGCAAAACCGGCGCAGCAGGCGAAATGGACCGTCATGGTTTTCATGAACGGCAAGAACGACCTGGAACGGTTCGCCTTCACGAACTTTTACCAGATGGAAAAAATCGGCTCGGACAAGGACATTCAGATAGTGGTGGAGTTCGGGCGCATGGGCAATGCCGCCAACGACGGCAAATGGTCCGGCTGCCGCCGCTATCTGGTGCAGAAGGCCGACGACACCGACAAAATCTCCTCTCCCGTGCTGGAAAACATCCCCAAATGCGACATGGGTGATTACAAACACGCCGCCGATTTCGGCAAGTGGGCCATGGCTAAATATCCCGCCGAGCATTACATGTACATCCTCTGGAATCACGGCGGCGGCTGGACCAAGGCCATGGACAATCAGCCGGCCAAAATAATCTCCATAGACGACGAGACGGGAAACCATATCAACACTCCGCAAATGGGCGCGCTGCTTAAATCCATGGGCCGCAAGATTGATGTTTACGCCTCAGACGCCTGCCTTATGCAGATGGCGGAAGTCGCCTACGAGATTAAAAATTACGCCTCCTATGTAGTGGGTTCAGAGGAGCTGGAAGCCGGGGACGGCTACACCTATGACGCTTTCCTCCAGAAAGCGCGCGCCTCCGACCTCTCGCCCAAGGCGCTGGCCAAGGCTGCGGTTGACAGCTATACGGACCATTACACCTATATGGGCACGCAGTCGTATGTGAACAGCGACGCGCTGCCGGGGCTGGTGAAAAAGATGGATGCGTTCGCGGATGCCGTTATGGTCTCAGGCGACAAGGAGGCCGTCAGAAAGGCGCGTGCCGCAACCCAGCATTACGCGGTGAATTACAGTTATAAAGATAACGCCGACCTGTACCATTTCGTCTCCCTTGTTTCCGCTCCGGCGGATACGGCTCAGAAAATAAAGGACGCCGCCTCGGAACTTATGAGTTATCTGTCCGGCAGCGTCGTCGGGCATAACAGGGTTACGTCGGATTATGCGGATTCGCACGGCCTGGCGGTGTATCTGCCTGCCGAGACTTACGACAAGAATTACGACGAGCTTGCCTTTGCCAAGGCGGGCAAGTGGCCCAAATTCGCGCAGTGGCTGGTCTCCAAGTAACCGCGTTGCCGCGCGTCTCCTGCGCCCCCGCGAAAGCGGGGGCGTTTTTTTGCGGGAAATTGGTTGTTAACCTGAATGTTTCAGTTGGATTGCGGGATTCGGCGAAAAATCGCTTCATACTGCCTTCACAAAATTATCCTTTCGCGCAGTGAGGCGCGCGCGGATAATTTTGTTCGGCATTATTTCGCGCTTTTTCGCCTCGGTCCTCGCAACCAACTGAAACATTCAGGCTAAGAATAAGTCCGGGAAATCTGCGGTAAATCCGTGTTGCCTCTGCGGATAAAACTTCCCAGTCGTAAAGCGGCTTTTCCTTATAATTTAACGGCGTTTCATCCACAGAATATTCCAAAAAACCACCCTCCTCTTATTTCAGCCGGATTTTGGCACAATAGCGATTTTGTATAATCATCAAGCAGGACACATCCGTCCGGTTAAAAATTGGAAGACGTTCCTTGGATAATATGCGCATCCGCAGAGGTTTGGGGTAGAACTTAGAATCCGCGGCAGACGGACAGTATGACAAAAATCCTTGTTTATGGCGGGTGTTTTGACCCGCCGCATCGCGGGCATGGCGGGCTTCTGACGGCGGCGCTGACGCAGGTAAAGCCGGATTTATGCATTATGGTTCCGGCTTTCGTGTCGCCTTTCAAGGACGGCTCCGCGGCGGAATTTATCCACCGGAAAAAACTGGCGGCTGCGCTGATTCCCGCCGGCGACAGGGTTGCCATTGACGATTTTGAATTTTTGCGCGGAAAAAAAACCTATACCTATCAGCTTCTGCGCGCGCTGGGCAAACGGCATTCCGGCGCGGAGTTTTATCTGCTTATGGGAAGCGACTGCTTTGCCGGCTTCTCCCGCTGGCGCAACTGGCGGGAGATTTGCGGGCGGGCCAAAATCGTGGTCGGGCAAAGGAAGGATTTGCCGGACATCCGCGCCCTGCGCCCGGCCTGCGGTTATATGCCGCTAAAAGGCGCCTTCCCGGCGGTGTCGTCAACCGCGCTGCGCGCCGGGATTTACTGCTCCGGCGAAATTCCGGCGGACGTGCCGGCGCGGGCCGCGGAATATATCAGGCGGCATGGGCTTTACGGGCTGGATATTCACAGGCAGCTTAAAGCCGCGCTCAAGCCGGGCAGGTACGAACATACGCGCTGCACGGCGGCGCTGGCAACGCGCCTGGCGGAACGGCACGGCGTTCCGGCGGATGCCGCCGCGCTGGCCGGGCTGCTGCACGACGCCGGAAAACGGGACATCCCGTGGATGCTGAGATATTGCCGCAAATACGGCGTTCTGAAAAACACCCTGCTGCGCGAGACCGCGCTGCGCCAGCCGGGGATGCTGCATTCGCACATCAGCGCGGACGTTGCGCGGCGCAGCTTCGGCGTCAGGGATGCGGATATATTATCCGCCATTGAAAACCACACGCTGGGCCGCGCGGGGATGTCTTTGCTGGAGAAAATCGTTTTTGTCTCCGACGCCGCCTCCGAGGACCGAGGTTTCGGCCATGCCGGGCGGCTGCGCGCGCTGGCATTGCGCGACATTGACGCCGCGCTGCTGGAAACAGCGCGAATCAAGCTGGCCTGGGTGATAAAAACCGGCAAATGGCTTTGCCCCAAAGGAATTGAGCTATGGAACTCCCTGACCGGCGGCGCGTCGGCGAAATTCTAGGCCGCGCCATCGCCTGCGCGGCGTTTGCCGCCGTGCTATACGCGGCGGCGGCGCATTTGCGCTCCGATTTTTCGCGCGGGCTGGCAAAAGGCCGCCCGGTGCAGGTGGCGCTGCTGACCTCGCCCCCTGCGATAATCTCCTACAACAGCGCGGAGGGCAAAGCTTTTATCAGCATGGCGCGCGGCGGGGCCGCCTCCGCCACCAATGCGGCGCGGGCCGCGCAGGCGCTGGAGCAGGCCGGCCTCCGCCGCCCCGACGGGCGCGTTCTCTATTACGTTCCCTGCAACGCGGACCGGCAGGCCGCCATTGACGGAATGGAAACGCGCTTCAACAACTGGCGGGCAAGGCCCCTGCTGGCGGCGGATTTTTTCAGCGGATACATCGGGGGGCGGCTGGGCGGACGCTGCAATATCGGGCTTGCCGATTTTGCCGGCATAGTCATGGAACTGTCGCGGCTTGAGTGGCCGGATTTCGTCATCGCCGCCGCGAATGTGCCGGAGGCGCCGCAGTCCGCCGGCAAACCGCTTACGGTGGAAGTCCTCAACGCCAGCGGGCACAAAAACATGGCGGCGCTGGTAACGCGGCAGTTGCGCCGCATAAGCGAAACCGGCCCGCTGAAAGTGGACGTGCTGCGTTTTGACAATTACGGGGAACTGCTGCCGCACAGCCGCATAATAGACCGCTCCGGCAGGATTGACGACGCCAGCCGCCTGGCGCGCAGCCTGGGAATAGTCTCCGGCAGGATAATATCGGAGAAGCGAGGCCTCAATTTCACCGACGCCACAGTCATAGTGGGAATGGACTGCAAAACATCTGGCTGGAAAACGCAGGAAATGCTACCCTAATGGAAGCAGCTTAAAAGAGGGGATAATTATGCCAATGGACATGATAGCCATTCTGAGGGTCGCCGTAGGCATGGGGGCAAGCGACATTCATATCGTGGTCGGAAAGCCGCCCATGATGCGCCGCAACGGCGAAATAGCGCCGGTGCCGGGATTTCCGGCAATGGACACGGAGCAGACCAAAGCCGTCATTTACGCGGTGCTGTTCGAATCCCACCGCCAGAGATTCGAGGAAACCTGGGAACTGGACTGTTCCTTCGGCGTGGAGGGGCTGGGCAGATTCCGCATAAACGTTTTCATGCAGACAAACGGGGTGGAGGCGGTGCTGCGCGTAATCCCCTCCAAAATCCCCAAGGCCGAGGAGATAGACCTCTCCCCGCCGATGATAGCGCTGGCCGACATACCGCGCGGGCTTATTCTGGTTACGGGACCCACGGGCTCCGGCAAGTCCACCACGTTGGCGGCGCTGCTGGAAATCATAAACCAGCGGGAAGCTCTCAATATTCTCACCATAGAGGACCCGATAGAGTTCGTCTATACCAACGCGAAATCCATATTCCGGCAGCGCGAGGTGGGGCAGCAGACGAAATCCTTCTCGGCGGCGCTGCGCGCCGCGCTGCGCCAGGACCCGGATGTTGTGCTGATAGGCGAAATGCGCGACCTGGAAACCATCCAGCTTGCCCTCACCGCCGCGGAAACCGGGCATCTGTGCCTTGCCACCCTGCACACACAGGACGCGCCCAGCAGCATAGACCGCATGATAGACGTGTTCCCCCCCCATCAGCAGACGCAGGTGCGCATACAGCTGGCCTCCACGCTGCAGGGCGTGATATCCCAGCTGCTGCTGCCCAGACGCGACGGGCGGGGCCGCGTGGCCGCGCGGGAATTCATGTCCATAACCCCAGCCATCTCAAACCTGATTCGCGAATCCAAGACGCACATGATATACAACGCCATAGAAACCGGCGCCAAATTCGGCATGGTTTCCATGGACAAATCGCTGGCGAATCTGGTGCGCCGCGGGCTGATAACATACGACGAGGCCGCCTCCAAGGCCCACAGCGCCGAAACGTTCAGGCAGCTTTGCGGAGGAACCGGGGTCGCGGCCTCCTCCTCCCTGGGGGACGACAACTGAACATGACGGAGCTTTCGGCGATAAAAGAAATTCCTGTTTTCGCCGCCATTGACGACAACTGCGCCGCGGCGATAGCCGCCGCCGCCTCGCGGCGCGGCCTGGCCGCGGGGGAAGTGCTGTTTAAGGAAGGCTCCCCCGGAACGGACGTGTTTTTCGTGCTCTCCGGCGCGGTGGCCATAGAAAAAAGCATCGCCATAGACAAATTCAAAACGCTGGCCGTGCTGGGCGGCGGCGAATTTTTCGGGGAAATGGCCGTGCTGTCCGACGACACCGGCCCGCGTTCGGCCCGCGCAGTGGCGCTGGCCGATTCCGTTCTGGCCGGAATTCAGGGGGAAAAGCTGCTGGAAATACTCCACGGCTCGCCGAAATCCGGCATGGCGGCGCTGCGCGCGATGCTGCAGGCGGTAAGCGGACGGCTGCGCAAAACCTCCGCCGAACTGGCGATGGTTTATGACATAAGCGCGCTTGCCTTCGCGGAATTTGAGGACGAAAAAGCTTTTGCCGCCCGCCTGCTGAACGAGGCGATGCCCTATCTGGAAGGCGGCTGGTCCGCCGGGTTTTATATCTACGACCGGTTCAACGAGGAGCTGTCCGTGTCCGCGCTGACCGGCGAGAATTTCACCCCGCCGCGCGACTTGGCGCAGATACGGGACAACATCCCCAACTTCTGGCATGGCGACCGCGCCTACACCGTGATTCTTCCGGGCAAAAAACGTCCCGACGGGTTTATGGTTTTCGCCGCGCCCGGGCCGCTGCCGGAGCAGGACAGGCGCGCGCTGGCCGTGGCGCTGTCCACGCTGGGCTGCCTGGCAAACTCCATGCTGGACAATATCCGCTACAACCGCGAAAACAAAATGCGCGACATGCTCATGCGCCGCAAATACCAGAGAGGATGATATGGCAAAAACAGCCGCTCAATTCAAAAGGCTTGCCGATGAAGCCGCCAAAATCGCCGATGACAAGAAGGCCGAGGATATAAAAGTGCTGAAAATGGGCGAAATGTCGCCGCTGGCCGATTATGTGGTGATAGCCTCCTGCGACAGCGCGCCGCAGCTAGAGGCGGTGGAGCATGAAATCTCAAAGAAATTCAAGGAGCGCGGCATCTTCCGGCTCCACGGCGACGGCGCGGACAGCGAGGCCTGGCGCGTGCTGGATTACGGCGGCGTGCTGGTGCATCTGATGACGCCGCAGGCGCGCGAGTTCTACGCGCTGGAAAAAATATACAGCTTCGCCGCACCCGCGCGCAAACGCAAAGCTCCGGCAAAGCGCGCGCCCCGCAAAATGTCCCGCAAATGAGCCAGGACCTCCAGACAATACTCAAAGCGGGCGCGGCCTCCGGCGCAAGCGACATAATGCTGGTCTCCGGCAGGCCGCCGATGGCGCGCGTCAACGGCCAGGTGCTGCCGATGGCGGGCGCCTCCCCCCTTTCCGCGGACGAATGCAAGGCGCTGATATATTCCGGGATTTTTGAGACGCTGCGCGCCCGCTTTGAAGCCGAGTGGGAGCTGGATTACTCGTTTACCATCGCGGGGGTCTCGCGCTTCCGCGTCAACGTGCTGGCGCAGCGGACGGGGCTTTCCGCCGTCTACCGCGTGATACCGGCGCATATCCCCTCGCCGGAGGAGATAGGGCTTACGGCGGAGATGTCCGCGCTTACCGATTTGCCAAACGGGCTTGTGATAGTAACCGGCCCCACCGGCTCCGGCAAGTCCACCACCCTGGCCTGCCTGGTGGAGCTTATCAACCGCAAATACCGCAAAAGCATAATCACCATAGAAGACCCTGTGGAATACGTCTACGAGCCTAAAAACTGCGTCATCATGCAGCGCGAGGTGGGCCAGCACACCAAATCGTTCAAGGAGGCGCTGCGCCGCGCGCTGCGCCAGGCCCCGGACGTGATTATGGTGGGCGAAATGCGCGACCTGGAGACCATGCAGCTCGCCATCTCCGCGGCGGAAACCGGGCATCTGTGCTTTGCCACGCTGCACACGCAGGACTGCGCCTCCACCGTGGACCGCGTCATAGACGTTTTCCCCCCCGGCCAGCAGGAGCAGGTGCGCACACAGCTCGCGCTTACCCTGCGCGCCGTGGTGGCGCAGATACTGCTGCCTTCCGCCGACGGCAACGGCAGGCTGGCGGCGCGGGAATTCATGGCCAACACCAATGCCGTAAGCTCGCTTATACGGGAGAACAAGGCTCACATGATTTACAGCGCGCTGGAAACCGGCAAAAAATTCGGCATGATGACCATGGACCAGAATCTTGCCGCGCTGGTTGTACAGGGGCGCATACGGGCGGAGCAGGCCCTGCTCAAAGCCCAGTCGCCCGAAACGCTCAAGCGGCTTATAGCCATGACAATGGCCGCGCAACCTTTATGAAACTGGATAACTTCACCGCACAGGCAAACCAGAAACTCCTTGAAACCTTCGGCGAGGCGGCCAAAACCTGCCCGCCCGTCTCCTGCCAGTTTCCGCCGGCGCATATAAAAGCGCATGTCTCAATCCCCTGGGCGATGACGGCGGCCAAAACCTTCAAAAAACCGCCGCTGGAGCTTGCAAAACTGGCGGCGGAGGCGTTCAAGAGCATCGGAATGGTTTCCTCCGTCTCGGTTGCGCCGCCGGGATATGTGAATGTGGAATTTTCGGAAGACGCGGTTTTTGAAACTCTGGGGAACGCCGCCTTCCGTCTGGACAATGCGCCCGGGGAGAAAATATTGCTGGAGTTCGTATCGGCAAATCCGACGGGGCCACTGCATCTGGCAAGCGGGCGGGCCGCCGCTTTGGGCAACGGATTGGTCCGCATTTTCCGCGCTTTGGGTTATGACACATCCGCCGAATACTACATAAACGACACCGGCGCGCAGGCGAAACTGCTGGGCGTCTCGCTGAAAGCCAGATACGAAGGCAAGGAGCCGCCGGAAGACGGCTATCAGGGCGATTATCTGCGCGATATGGCAAAAGAGCTGCCGCCAGAGGCCTCCGGCTGGAACAGCGAACAGTTTTCCGCATTCGCCATAGAAAAGCTGCTGGAAACC is drawn from Elusimicrobiales bacterium and contains these coding sequences:
- the rsfS gene encoding ribosome silencing factor, with the protein product MAKTAAQFKRLADEAAKIADDKKAEDIKVLKMGEMSPLADYVVIASCDSAPQLEAVEHEISKKFKERGIFRLHGDGADSEAWRVLDYGGVLVHLMTPQAREFYALEKIYSFAAPARKRKAPAKRAPRKMSRK
- a CDS encoding nucleoside-diphosphate kinase produces the protein MAMERTLVLIKPDGVARRLAGLTLDKLESSGMELVAAAVVRPSDSLARAHYREHEGKPFFNGIVNFLKGDLHPQSGGRVYAFVFKGEDAVTAIRHVVGATNPDEAAPGTVRGCFGKIRNGLMENVVHASSGAADAEREIALWFPNL
- a CDS encoding cyclic nucleotide-binding domain-containing protein gives rise to the protein MTELSAIKEIPVFAAIDDNCAAAIAAAASRRGLAAGEVLFKEGSPGTDVFFVLSGAVAIEKSIAIDKFKTLAVLGGGEFFGEMAVLSDDTGPRSARAVALADSVLAGIQGEKLLEILHGSPKSGMAALRAMLQAVSGRLRKTSAELAMVYDISALAFAEFEDEKAFAARLLNEAMPYLEGGWSAGFYIYDRFNEELSVSALTGENFTPPRDLAQIRDNIPNFWHGDRAYTVILPGKKRPDGFMVFAAPGPLPEQDRRALAVALSTLGCLANSMLDNIRYNRENKMRDMLMRRKYQRG
- a CDS encoding type IV pilus twitching motility protein PilT, giving the protein MSQDLQTILKAGAASGASDIMLVSGRPPMARVNGQVLPMAGASPLSADECKALIYSGIFETLRARFEAEWELDYSFTIAGVSRFRVNVLAQRTGLSAVYRVIPAHIPSPEEIGLTAEMSALTDLPNGLVIVTGPTGSGKSTTLACLVELINRKYRKSIITIEDPVEYVYEPKNCVIMQREVGQHTKSFKEALRRALRQAPDVIMVGEMRDLETMQLAISAAETGHLCFATLHTQDCASTVDRVIDVFPPGQQEQVRTQLALTLRAVVAQILLPSADGNGRLAAREFMANTNAVSSLIRENKAHMIYSALETGKKFGMMTMDQNLAALVVQGRIRAEQALLKAQSPETLKRLIAMTMAAQPL
- a CDS encoding LytR C-terminal domain-containing protein, with translation MELPDRRRVGEILGRAIACAAFAAVLYAAAAHLRSDFSRGLAKGRPVQVALLTSPPAIISYNSAEGKAFISMARGGAASATNAARAAQALEQAGLRRPDGRVLYYVPCNADRQAAIDGMETRFNNWRARPLLAADFFSGYIGGRLGGRCNIGLADFAGIVMELSRLEWPDFVIAAANVPEAPQSAGKPLTVEVLNASGHKNMAALVTRQLRRISETGPLKVDVLRFDNYGELLPHSRIIDRSGRIDDASRLARSLGIVSGRIISEKRGLNFTDATVIVGMDCKTSGWKTQEMLP
- a CDS encoding clostripain-related cysteine peptidase, coding for MSGNVVMAMFVSAVFQSCAAAAVSYDSAPADAKAASRVSVSEAVSRSGEPPAPTPSPASLSAKPAQQAKWTVMVFMNGKNDLERFAFTNFYQMEKIGSDKDIQIVVEFGRMGNAANDGKWSGCRRYLVQKADDTDKISSPVLENIPKCDMGDYKHAADFGKWAMAKYPAEHYMYILWNHGGGWTKAMDNQPAKIISIDDETGNHINTPQMGALLKSMGRKIDVYASDACLMQMAEVAYEIKNYASYVVGSEELEAGDGYTYDAFLQKARASDLSPKALAKAAVDSYTDHYTYMGTQSYVNSDALPGLVKKMDAFADAVMVSGDKEAVRKARAATQHYAVNYSYKDNADLYHFVSLVSAPADTAQKIKDAASELMSYLSGSVVGHNRVTSDYADSHGLAVYLPAETYDKNYDELAFAKAGKWPKFAQWLVSK
- a CDS encoding type IV pilus twitching motility protein PilT; translation: MDMIAILRVAVGMGASDIHIVVGKPPMMRRNGEIAPVPGFPAMDTEQTKAVIYAVLFESHRQRFEETWELDCSFGVEGLGRFRINVFMQTNGVEAVLRVIPSKIPKAEEIDLSPPMIALADIPRGLILVTGPTGSGKSTTLAALLEIINQREALNILTIEDPIEFVYTNAKSIFRQREVGQQTKSFSAALRAALRQDPDVVLIGEMRDLETIQLALTAAETGHLCLATLHTQDAPSSIDRMIDVFPPHQQTQVRIQLASTLQGVISQLLLPRRDGRGRVAAREFMSITPAISNLIRESKTHMIYNAIETGAKFGMVSMDKSLANLVRRGLITYDEAASKAHSAETFRQLCGGTGVAASSSLGDDN
- the yqeK gene encoding bis(5'-nucleosyl)-tetraphosphatase (symmetrical) YqeK, with translation MTKILVYGGCFDPPHRGHGGLLTAALTQVKPDLCIMVPAFVSPFKDGSAAEFIHRKKLAAALIPAGDRVAIDDFEFLRGKKTYTYQLLRALGKRHSGAEFYLLMGSDCFAGFSRWRNWREICGRAKIVVGQRKDLPDIRALRPACGYMPLKGAFPAVSSTALRAGIYCSGEIPADVPARAAEYIRRHGLYGLDIHRQLKAALKPGRYEHTRCTAALATRLAERHGVPADAAALAGLLHDAGKRDIPWMLRYCRKYGVLKNTLLRETALRQPGMLHSHISADVARRSFGVRDADILSAIENHTLGRAGMSLLEKIVFVSDAASEDRGFGHAGRLRALALRDIDAALLETARIKLAWVIKTGKWLCPKGIELWNSLTGGASAKF